The DNA window CCCGGCGCGGGCGTCCCGCGCGCACCGCTCACGCTCTCCGCGCCTTCGCGTCCCGAGCCCGCCGTCTTCGCGCCCTCCTCCGAGCCTGCCGTCTTCGCTCCTGCGGCCTCTGCGCCTGCCGCCTCGGCGCCCGCCGTCTCCGCCTCCCCCGCCTCCGGATCGACCACCTTCCCGGACGAAGCCACCGGCGCCACGATCACGGCCGTTTTCTCCGGCAGCCCGGCCGCCGCCCCCGCGCCCTCTGGCCCCACCGAGACCGTGGTCCCCGCGCTCCCGCGCTCATCGCCGTCCCCCATCGCCCCCATCCCCAGGAACGCGAACACACCGATCGCCGCGAACACCGCGCCAGCGACCACCGCGATCGGGAGCCCCCACCGGCCGCGCAGCGCCTTCACCGGGCCCGTCACATCCGCGCTCTGACGCACCCCCGTGGACATCGCCACGATCGACACGCCGTGCCCGCTCGACGCCCCCACCGCCACCTCTTGCAGCGGAGGCATCGAGCCGACCGTCGCCACCGGCACCAGCGGGAACGACCCCCGCGCCACCGCCTCGCGCGCGCGCCGCACCGCCTGCTGCATGGCGGCCGCGTCCGGCCAGCGCTGCTCCCGCGTGAACGAGAGCGCCCGATCGATCACCGTGCACACCTCGGGCGGCATCCCGGGTGCGACCTGCGCGAGCGCTGGCGCCGGCTTGGTCATCGCCGCAAGCAACAGCTTCTGCATCGTGTCGCCGTCGTGCACCAGCCGCCCCGTGAGCAGCGTGAACATCGTCGCCCCGACCGACCAGAGATCCGTGCGCTCGTCGACCTCGCTCCAGTTCCCCAGCGCTTGCTCCGGCGGCATGAACGCCGGGGTCCCCATCGTCGACCCCTCCTGCGTCGTCTTGCCCGCCGAGTGCAGCTCGCGCACCCGCGCGATCCCGAAGTCGAGCACCTTGAGCTCCCGCGACCGCGTGTAGAACAGGTTCTCCGGCTTGATGTCGCGGTGCACGATCCCCTTGCCGTGCGCCACCACCAGCACGTCGAGCAGCGCGTCCGCCATCGCCAGCAGCTCGTCCACCTCGAGCTGCTTCGAGGGTCGCGACTCCGCCAGGCTCTCCAGCGTCGCCCCCTCCAGCAGCTCCATCACCAGAAAGACCGACCCATCCTCCGCCACGTCGTCGTCGAGCACCCGCACCGCGCCCGGGTGGTCCACCCGGTTCGCCACGTAGCCCTCGCGCAGGAAGCGCTGCCGCACCTCCTCGTTCGCGCAGAACTCGAGGTGCAGCATCTTCACCGCGCCCCGCATCCCGTTGCGATGCGTCGCCTGGTACACCGCCGCCATCCCACCGACGCCGAGCAGCCGCTCCAGCCGCCATTTCTCGCGCAGGTAGTGGCCGACGCGCTCCTGCGCGCGCCTCGAGATGGGAGACTCCGCGTACCCCGGCTGGCTCGTCATCGACGCGCTCCCCCCGTCACCGCGTGACCACGATCCACAACCGCCTGGCAGCGATCCATCAGGCCAGAGCTTAGTCGCCTACGGTCCCTCCTGTCACCGAGGCCGCACGCTCACGCCCATCCTTCGTCGCGCTGTCACCGAGCAGCCGTTGCCTTCCTCACAGTGCCACGGGCTGGTGGGACAGGAACGCTGAGGGGCAGGTCACCGACGTCGAGACGTTCCGTCCTGTTGGTCCTGCCCAGCACCTCGAGGCCCCCTGCGCCGTCAGGTCCCTCCGGCCATCTCCGCGTGCTCCGCGCCGACCGGGCTCCCGATCAATCCCTGCACCGCCACGAGGAGTGCCGTGATGTTGAACGGCTTCTGGAGGAAGAGCTGCCACGGCGCCCCTGCACTCGCCTGCTTCGGCTTCACCGCGCTCATCACGATCACCGGCAGATCGCTCGTCCGATCATCGCTCCGGAGCCGGCTCAGCACCTCCAGCCCGTCCATCACCGGCATCATCACGTCGAGGAGCAGCAGATCCGGCAAGCTGCGCGCGATCTCCTTCATCGCGTCCAGCCCGTTGCTGCATACCCGCACCGCGTACCCCTCCACCTCGAAGATGGCGGCCAGCGCGTCTGCGATGTCGAACTCGTCATCGACGATGAGGACCGTCTTCATGACCGCCTCCCTGCTACACGCTTCCCGGACGCTCCGGGTGACTTCCGCATGCCTCTCGGCTTTTTTCGCTCGGATGCCCCTCCCCTCGCGCCCTTCACGTCCAACCCGCCAGACGCCCGGGAGATTCCACCTCGCACGGCCAGGATGCGCTCCGCGCTCCGGAACGACGACGCCACCACGATCCCGCCGTCCGTGATCCGGAACTCTCGCGCCGCCGCCTCGTAGTCGCTCTCACGCATCTTGCGGATCGAGAGCAACCGACGGAGCTGCGACCCCACCTCGACGTGCCGAAGCACGAGGATGTTCTCGACCACCGCCGCCAGCACCTCGTCCGGGAGCTGGATCTCCGCGCGGCAGAGATCCGCCTCCTCCGCGAACACCGTGGTCACGTCGAGGTTCCGGAGCTCGTGCGTCAGCGCCGCGAAGAACCGCGGCAGCCGCTCTGGGTACACCAGCGCGCTCCTGAACCCCGCGAACCCGTCGATGAACACCCGCAGCCGCTCCACCTTGCGCGCCTGGATCCGCTCGATCAACTGCTCGGCCAGCGCGTCGAGGTGCTGTTCCAGCGGCGGCTGCCACTGCACCTCCACGAGCCCCGACGCGCAGTGGCGCTCCAGGTCGATCTTCACCTCCCGCGCCTTCTCCAGGAGCCGCGGCGGCGTCTCGTAGAACCCGAAGTACATCCCTGGCTGCCCCTCGCTCGCCCCGTGCGCCAGGAACTGCAGCCCGAGCAGCGTCTTGCCCGCCCCTGGCGCGCCGAGGAGCATCGTCGTCGACCCCGACACGATCCCCCCGCAGAGCATCTCGTCGAGCCCCGCGATTCCGAACGGCATCCGGATCCTGCGCTCCACCGCCCGTGCCGGAGGCCGGTCGAACTGCGCCTCCGTGCGCGGGTGGATGATGAGCCCCTCCGGCCCGATCTCCACCTCGTGCCGCCCGAGCAAGCACTCGCTCCCCCGGAACTTGTGCACCGTCAGCTCCCGGACCGCGCGCGCCCCGAAGAGCCCGTGGCTCAGCTCCAGCACCCCGTCCACCATCGCGTTCTCCGCGTGCGCCTGCGCCGCGGTCGTCGGTGTCAGCAGCAGCACCGTGCAGTCGAGCAGCCCCGCATACGCCTGCAGCTCCCGCAGGAACTTCTGGAACGCGAGCGGCGACTCCGCATACGTCTGGACCGCCTGGAGCCCATCGATCACCACGACCGTCGCCCCCTGCTCCCGGATCGAGCGCCGCAGAAGCTCCTGCAGCCCCCCGAGCCCCTGCTGCTCCAGCACCGCGAAGGCGCTCACGTACTGGATCGCTTGCCCCACCAGCTCCGGCCGGAAGAAGCGCATCGACCGGATGTGCAAGATCATCCGCGCGTGCGACTCCGCCAGCAGCGTGACGTAGATCGCGCGCCGCCCCTCGACCCCGGCGTGGTGGAAGCACAGCTGGTTGCCGAGCAGCGTCTTGCCCGACCCTGGCGGCCCCATGACGCTGTACATCCCGCCGCGCAGGAACCCTCCGCGCAAGATGCTGTCGAGCCGCGGCACCCCACTCGCCACCCGCGGCACCACCGCCTGCGCTCCGGCGCCAGCGGGCTGCACCACCTCGCTGGCGCCGCCCCGAGCTTGCACGCGCGCCGTGCTCCGACGTCTGGCACTAGGCATCGACGCCCCTCTCGGGTCGGCTCATCTCGACCTCGCGCACGTGCACACCTCGTCTTCCCATGCTCTTGCTCTTCGCCGGGAGCCCACCTCCCGGACCGACGGCCTCGCCCCTTTCCCATTCAACGCAAGCACGAGGACCGCGCAGAGGAGGGTTCGGAGCCAGCACCAGGGCAGCCTGGACAGCAAGGCACGTGCCAGCTAGCGCGCGCCTCAACTGTGAATGGCTGTGACATCCCCCCCACGCGTGCGCTGCACCGCAGATCCAGCGCAGCTTTTCATCCCCTCCGCCCCTCGTCTCCGGCCCCTCGTGCGCCGCGTTCGCGGTCGCACCACGCGCGCCCCTCGTGGTCACTCCGCGCGCGACCGTTGCACGCGCCACGTGCCCTGGGTCACCCTCTCCGGCCGTGGACGACGACCGAATCCGCTGGGACGCGCGCTGGCGCGAGCGCGGCGAAGGCCCTGGCGAGCCCTCCGCGCTGATCACCGCCCTCGCCCCCCAACTCCCGACACGAGGCCGTGCCCTCGACATCGCCGGAGGCGCCGGCCGTCACGCCCTGTGGCTGGCACGACGGGGACTCGACGTGACCCTGGTCGACATCTCCGAGGTGGCCTTGACCATCGCCCGAGCCGCCCCAGGGCCCGACGTCACCGAGAACCTCGGCGCAGCGTCAGGCCTCGACGCAGCGCGCCGGGGTCGACTGCACACCCTGGCGCTCGACCTGGAAGAAGCCCCGCTGCCCCCCGGCCCGTGGGACGTGATCCTCTGCTTCCATTACCTGCAGCGATCCCTGTTCGCGGCGTTCCCGGAGGCGCTGGCCCCAGGCGGGCTGCTCGTGATCGTGCACCCCACGCGCACCAACCTGGAGCGGCATCCGCGCCCCAGCGCGCGCTTTCTGCTCGACGACGGCGAGCTACCGGGCCTGCTGCGCGGAGGGCTCGACGTGGTGCGGTACGAGGAGGGCTGGCTTTCCGAGGGGAGGCACGAGGCCCGGCTGCTGGCGCGACGACCCTGAACGGGAACCCGACGAACCTTCGGATGCGCTCACGGGATCGTCGAGCCGCCGTCGGTGTCCGCTGGCCCAGGGAGCACCGCATTCACCCGGATGTCGCTCGCAGCCATCTCGATGGCCGCCACCTTGGACGAGCCGATCACGCCGTGCCTGGACGACAGGTACGCAGCGCAGAGGACCAACGTCGAGACGCCACATCCGCTCCCAGATAGTCTGACGAGCGTCGCGCATGAAACACCAGCCAGCGCTCCGCAGCCTCCGCGAACGTCTGGCGGCCCTCAGCGCTGCTCGACGCGATGTCGAGCGCCAGATTCAGCGCCTCGCCAGGGACGATGCTGGCAACCCTCGCCCCGAGACCCGACCTGAACGGTCCGCCTTGTGGGCACAGCATGTCGCTCGAACGCGGCCTCGAGCCCGGCTCCTTCACCTGGCGTCGGGGCTCCTCCGAGGGGTGGACTATCGGACCATCGAGGGCAGTCGCCAGGTCGCCAATCGTCCAGACCCCAGGGACCTTCTCTCCATTCTGGGACCAGCGGGGGAGGAGTGGACCGAGGAGACCATTGCCGAATGGCTCGATGGCCTCCCCGTCGCGAGCCTCACCCCGGAGAACCTGGACGACGTCGAGACGTTCTCGTCGCCCTCTGGAGCGTATCGCCTGGAGGTCGCTTGTTACCGAGGAGCGACCCATCTGGCATATTCGCGCGGCACCGTGGTTCGCCGAGGAGAATCGGCTCCCGTCGCCGTGGTGGATCGCAACGACGCCTTTTTCCCGCAGCTGTTCATCGAGGACCACCCCGAAGGACCCTTCCTCGTGTGTGGCGCCGATTATCAGGGGCAGACCGTCATTCACCTTCCAACCGGAAAACGACGGGACTTCCTCCCCAGAGCCGCGGCGCGCGGTCACGGATTCTGCTGGATGGAGTACGCCTACCACGCGGCGAGTGAGACCCTCATCGTCATGGGGTGCCACTGGGCCTGTCCGTACGAGCATCGCCTGTATGACTTTTCGCACCCGATGCGAGGCTGGCCTCACATTGGCGCTGACGTCTGGCTCGATGAAGACCCACGAGCCCCGGACATCCAGGGGAATCGAATCACGGTTTACCAGACCGTCACACCCGAAGACGGCGCGCGCGATGGAGCGCGAGAGATCGCCTCTTACCAGGTGTTCGAGCGACGAGGTCTCGACCTCCTCCCCCGGAAGGCATGGATCTCCGAGAAGGCATTCGAGCGACAGCGCGCGACCACGGCAGCGATGGAGACGCGCAAAGCGACCATCGAGGCCATGAGGGCGAGCCCGCTCTTCCAGCTGCTCGTCCAGGAGACCCGAGAGCGACCCTTCGACCCGGAGAGCGGCTTCTACACGGGCGAGACCTCCCCTGGCTGGTGTCCCTTCTTCGAGGGCCGCGAGCCCCTCATCTCCAAGATCGTCGCGAGGGGTGAGCCGCACATCGAGATCGCGTGGGGGCTTCAGGAGGCCCCCGTGAAGCTCACCATGTCCAGAGGGGGCGGCTCGTCCGAGGAGCTCTTCGAGCGATCGGAAGCTGGCATGCGTGCCGCCATCGAAGCGGCGCGCGCCTGCCTGGAGGAGGCGGCTCCTCGTGAGCGTCACGTCCCGGATGGGTGAACTCCCCACGGAAGACGCCAGCGCTCAGCTCCATGCAGAACGCGGTCGCGCAGACCGCGCATGTCATCGAGGGTCATACCGTACTCCTCGTCATTGAACGACACGCCAGCCGCGACGTCTGGCCGCACGCCTTCGCAGACACAACCGCCGGCGACATGCTCCCGGGGCTCATTGCCCTGCTGCTCTCAATCTTTCCTCTCTCACGTCCTCTGTCACTTCTACGAGACGGCCGAACGCTCATCGGCCATTGCGCAAACGACGCCTTTCTTACCTAGTTCCCGTCCCAGAAGTCAGTCTCCAGTAGAGAAGCGAGCTACCTACCGCAGGCTCAGCGAGTGATCCTGAAGCCGTTGGCGGGCCATCTACGACGCCTCTCGAGTGCTTTTCAACAATTGGCACGCATCAAGGGCGCACGCCTCCAGCCGCCCCGTGCTTACGGGGTCCTCTCACGGCATCGGAGCGAATCAACGGCTAACGCGCGACGCCGAGCGCAATGGTCAGCAGGTTCGCCGCGATCACGGAGGCCATGACGTACGCTCTGAAGGACGCGAGCGTGCGCCAGTCACAGCGAGCCAGACCGAAGGCGCGCTTGAGGTACGAGATGATGCCCTCGATGCCCGCCCTGAAGTTGCGTAGTGCGCGGTAGATGCGCGGGCTCTTGACCATCTCCATGACGTCGAGCCCACGGCGCTTGCTGAAAGCGACGTCGCGGATACCGAGGCCCTTGAGCGCGTCGAGATTGGACTGGGAAGCAAACCCGCCATCGAACGCCGCCTGCTTCGGCGGCTCGCCGCAGATCTCGACATGCCGCGTCATCATCGTCGTGGCCATGGCGGAATCAGCTGGATTGCCTCGGGGGACAACGACATCGACGACCAGCCCCGATGCGCCAGCCGAGAAGAACACCTTGTGCCCATACAGTGTCTCGCGGTGATCTTTGACGATCACATCGACGTGTGGCTCGAAGATAGAGACCACCTTCTGCTGCGCTGGAACGGATTGCCCCCTCAGCACCCGACGCTCTGCCTGGTCGAGCACGCGCTCAGCCGCCAAGACGTGATACCGCAGCTGCTCCACCAACCTGTCCACCTCGGCTTGCTCCTTGCCGGCTTGCACCCTGGGCAAGATGCTCGACGCGACCCGCGCAGCGCGGAGCGTCTTCTTGGTCACGGCGATGAGATCCCGGTACAGCGGCAGCCGCTGCTCTGCTGACCTGGCATGCGTAATCCCGAGCGCACGACGCTTGGCCCGTCGACGGTGGTCGGTCGACTTCTTCTTCGTCCACCGACGGGCGCGGCTCAGCAGTCGCGTCAGAACGCGAACGCTATCTTTCAGCAGCGATGAGTCGGTCGGAGGATGAATGGCTGCGTTGATGACAGTCGAATCGACACGAACGCGCTTTCCGTTGTCGACCCCCTCACGCTTGGCGCAGGCGACGACCATCCGATGGATGGCCTCCAGGGTCTGCTCGGAAATCACCTTGATGTTTCGTTGCAACGTCGATTTGCTCGGCGCCGTGTCTGCGATCCCCAATCCACAGAAGGCTCGGTAGGTGGCCGAGTCAGCCAGATGGAACTCCAGCTCCTCATAGCTGAAATCCTGCATCTGCTTGAGAATGAGCACGCGGAGCACTTGCTCGGCGCTCATGCCCTGCCGCCCCAGGTGAGGGTCGACGCCAGCTGCGACGAGGTCCCCAAACGCGAGCTCCGTGGCCTCGGGCAGCGCGTCCAGAAGCTGCGCCATGTGCTCCAGGTGCTTGGCTTGGGGATGGTCGAGCCACAGGTGCGTGAGGGGTCGCTGTCGGTCAAAGCTCTTGCGCATCGGAGCGCCGTCCTCCCTGACGGTGCAGGGGACCGCCGTGAACACGGTCCCTCCGACAAACAAAATTGCGGACAGCTCGCCGGTTTTTCCTCCTCACGCCCTTCTCTTGGAAGTTGACCATGCCGCGATGGCTATCTTCCTGATGCTCTCCCGCTCTTCTCTCCTCGTTCCTCGCATTTCGCAGAAGCATTCGCCCCCGGAATCGCGCTGAGTCGCCTCTCTCCCGGAGAGATACGTCACGTCGGAACCCGCTCACTCCTACGGATCAAGGCTTGCCGCGTTTCGGGACGGGAACTACCTACCAAAAACATCCTCGAATACCGATTCCACTTTCCGCACAGGCCATCCGCGCTCCTTTTCACCGATTCAGCCCCGATCACCTTGACCGCACCGGGCGCAGCGCACGAATACTCACACTCTGTGACACCGAAATCACTTCAGCTCCTGGCGAGCCTGGGCTGCCTCGTCGCCCTGGTGACGTGCGGTCATGTCGACGAGCAGAGCGCCACCTGCGAAGACCCTTGCTGCCCGGGCGCCTGCGACCCCTGCCGTGACGGGCGCTGCGACGACGAGGACGCGCTCGGATGGGAGCCTCCCGTGCTGCTCTGGTGGGGTGACGCCGACGCGCCTGCGCCAGGCTGCCCTGCCTGGGCCCCCGAGGTGGTGTTCGAGGGCGTCGACGGCCTGTCCGCAAAGCAGCAGTGCCCGTCGTGCTCCTGCGGCCCTGCCGCATGCAAGCTGCCCGCAGGCCTGATCGTGTGGAACGAGCACATGTGCAACGCGCATGACGTGCCCGACCCGCAGTTCATTCGGTATCCCGCGCCCGATCCCTGGGATGGCTCGTGCGTGACCGGTGAGATGATCCCCCCGCACACCTTCAAGTCGGTCCAGCTCCTGAGCACGACGCTGAGCCCGTGCTCGCCCATCACCGGGCCCGAACCCGTGGTGGCGGAGCCAGTCTGGGAGACGCAAGCGCGCGCATGCGGTGCCGGAAAAGTCGCTCCCGAAGACGAGCAGCCACCGGAAGCGTCGCTTCCGCCAGACGGGTTCAAGGAGTGCTTGTGGCGACAAGGAGAGCCGGGGCCTTGCCCGGCCGATCATCCCGAGCGACGGGTGTTCTACCGCGAGATCGAGACGTCGCTGACCTGCACGGCGTGTACGTGCGGGGAAGCGACGGACGCGAGCTGCATCGCGCAGGCCCGTGTGTTCATGCGCCCCGGATGCGACATGACGCCGGGACAATGGGGCGGGTGGGCCATGGACCTCGACCACTCGCCCTGTACCGGCTCCGCAGCGGGCACCATGAGCCTCCGCATCGGGAGCATGGACGCGATGTGGTACGGGCAGCAGCCTGGCCGCTGTGAGCCCGCCGGAAGCGACCCGACCGGTGAGGTGTGGGCGAACGAGCAGACGACGTTCTGCTGTGCGGAGGCGAGATGAGCGGCCGGGAGATGCACCGCAGCAGAGCGACGCGATCGAGGAGCGCGACGTGGTCCGCCCTGATCGCCCTCGCGGCGTTCATCACGTTGCTCCCGGCGGCCTGCAAGACAGGGCGGGTCATGATCTAACCCTGTCCTGAACCCTGCGAGACGTGCGACGACCCCTGTCATCCCTGCATCGAGGCCAAGGGCGAGTGCGTACCAGAGACGCTGTTCGGCTGGGTGGGTCCCGTGCTCCTGTGGGCGGGGCGGCGAGAACTGGAACCACCGCCGTGCCCGGAGCACGCGCCGACGCGCATGTACCATGGGTATGACGGCCTCAAGATCGAGCGGGGGTGCCCTTCTTGCTCCTGCGGCCCCATCACGTGCATGCCCCCGAGCGCCGTGGCTGCGCGCGACCAGCCCATCTGCACCGCTGATGGGCCGAGCGACGACGATCTGCACCTGCCCATTCCTGAGACCTGGGATGGTGCGTGCCTGGACGTGCCCGCCGTCGCCGAAGCCGACCTGACCTTGCTCGTCGCGTCGGAGACGCGCCTGGGCGCCTGCAAGCCCAACCTCGGGATGGTGCCTGCGTCGGACGCCTTCGCCTGGGACTTCCACGCGATGGCCTGCGAGAGAAAGCGTATCCCGCGCACCTGTCACGACGGCGTGCAGTGGTGCGCGCCCCAGGCCGAAGGGGACTTTCGCCAGTGTGTCTATACCCGCGGAGATGAGCCCACTTGCCCTGCCGGCTATTCGAAGCGGCGCGTGTTCTTCGATGGGATCGCTGGATCCCTCGCGTGCTCCTCCTGCACGTGCGAAGCGCCTGCGGTCAGTGCCTGCGAAGGAGTCCTCACGGCCTTCAGCGCGCCGGGATGCGATGACTTCGTGTCGAACGTCATCGTGAACCTCGACGAGCCTCAGTGCTCGGGCCAGGTGCTCCCCGGTGGACTGAGCAGCCTCTCGCTGAGCTGGACCCTCGACGAACCTGGCGCCTGCACCCCGCGCGGTGGGAGCCCGACCGGCAGGGTCGACGCCGAAGGCCCGACCACCTTCTGCTGCCTCTGAAAGGGGCTCGCCAGGTCGCGCCACGGTCCGACGTCAGCGCCGAGCACGTTATCTGGCGCAGCAGGGGACGTGGAGCGACGATGCCTCACGGTGATCCAGGACCGAGGCTGACGAGAAGACAACGCCTGCGCCTCGCGTCGGCGGTGGCCAAGCCCGAGGCAAACGACAACGCCTGCGCCTCGATTCGTCCATTCGCCCCGACCCGCAGAGCCCCGACCGGGGCCCGTTCGAGGACCGCTCACGTCACCACGCAGCTCTCGTGCCCTGCGCCGACGTGCCCCATGAAGCGGAGCTGGCTCACGCCCACGCCAAGGAGGCGCCTTGCAGGAGGTGTTCCACTCGCTGCCCGACGGTCGCGATTCTCGGCTCAGCGGAATGGCTTCCACGCTCGGTGGTCCGCTCCCTCGTGCTGGCGGGAGGAGGTCACGCGCACGCAAGGCAGGACGACACGGGCGCGGCTGTCGCATGCTGACCCGTGATGGTCTTGTAAGCGTCGAGAATCGCAACGCTTCGAGGCGTGAACGGCGCCTTCGTGGGGAGGAAACGGGTTCTCGTGCCAGTGAATTTGCTGTTCTGGTCCGTAGGTGCGCTTCTCGAGCCAGCGATTTGGCTTCCCTGATCAGTGGTCGCGCTTCTCGTGCCAGCGGTTTGGCTTCTCTGGTCAGCGGTTGCGCTTCTCGTGACAGCGAACTTGCTTCGCTGGTCAGTGGTCGCGCTTCACGTGACAGTGAATCCGCTTCACGTGACGTCGAATCAACTTCGCTTGGCAGCGAACCGCGTTCACGTGACAGGGAACGTGCCTTATCCGACCCTGTGCGCAACCATGCCTCGGCGAATGCTGGTTCACGTGACGTCGAACGCGCTTCACGTGTCGTCGAACCAACTTCGCTTGCCAGGCAACGCCGTTCACGTGACGTCGAACGCGCTTCACGTGCCGTCGAACCAACTTCGCCTGACAGGCAACGCCGTTCACGTGACGTCGAACGAATTTCCCTCGGCAGCGAACCGCATTCACGTGACGGGAGCTTCGCCCCATCCTCCCTCACCCGCGAGCCTGCCTTCGCGATGTCGATTCACGAGCCAGCGAATGAATTTCGCTGACCGTCGAACCAACTTCACGTGCCGTCGAACGCGCTTCACGTGCCGTCGAACGCGCTTCACGTGCCGTCGAACGCGCTTCACGTGCCGTCGAACGCGCTTCACGTGCCGTCGAACATCCATCCCTCGTCAGCCGTCCCGACGCGACGCCACGCACCTGACGACCCCCCGCCAGAGAGCGCTGGAGGCGAGGTGGGATACGCTGACCGGACGCCCGAGGACCGCGACGCACTGCTCACGCTCCTCGAACGAACAGGGTCCCAGGTCGCCTGGAGCCGGTCGGCAGCGCGTCACCGCCGCACCGATCCCCTCGGTCGCACAGCCCTTCGTCCCATGGTCGACTCGTCCAGACGAGCCCATTTCCAAGCAGGAAGCGATCGATTCGCATTCCCATCGCATCGAACTCACCCTGGCCTCTCCGGAGCCGAGGTCGCACACGCCGACGACACGCCCGCAGCAACCTCCACGGGCACGACGACCGTCGCAACGTCGGTGCGCCAGCGCCTCCACGGGAACGCACCATCACCCCAGGGAACCAGACTTCCGCGACGGGAACTCATCTCTCCCTGCCATGTCATGGCTCAATGGGTTCA is part of the Chondromyces crocatus genome and encodes:
- a CDS encoding ATPase domain-containing protein, encoding MQARGGASEVVQPAGAGAQAVVPRVASGVPRLDSILRGGFLRGGMYSVMGPPGSGKTLLGNQLCFHHAGVEGRRAIYVTLLAESHARMILHIRSMRFFRPELVGQAIQYVSAFAVLEQQGLGGLQELLRRSIREQGATVVVIDGLQAVQTYAESPLAFQKFLRELQAYAGLLDCTVLLLTPTTAAQAHAENAMVDGVLELSHGLFGARAVRELTVHKFRGSECLLGRHEVEIGPEGLIIHPRTEAQFDRPPARAVERRIRMPFGIAGLDEMLCGGIVSGSTTMLLGAPGAGKTLLGLQFLAHGASEGQPGMYFGFYETPPRLLEKAREVKIDLERHCASGLVEVQWQPPLEQHLDALAEQLIERIQARKVERLRVFIDGFAGFRSALVYPERLPRFFAALTHELRNLDVTTVFAEEADLCRAEIQLPDEVLAAVVENILVLRHVEVGSQLRRLLSIRKMRESDYEAAAREFRITDGGIVVASSFRSAERILAVRGGISRASGGLDVKGARGGASERKKPRGMRKSPGASGKRVAGRRS
- a CDS encoding serine/threonine-protein kinase, which gives rise to MTSQPGYAESPISRRAQERVGHYLREKWRLERLLGVGGMAAVYQATHRNGMRGAVKMLHLEFCANEEVRQRFLREGYVANRVDHPGAVRVLDDDVAEDGSVFLVMELLEGATLESLAESRPSKQLEVDELLAMADALLDVLVVAHGKGIVHRDIKPENLFYTRSRELKVLDFGIARVRELHSAGKTTQEGSTMGTPAFMPPEQALGNWSEVDERTDLWSVGATMFTLLTGRLVHDGDTMQKLLLAAMTKPAPALAQVAPGMPPEVCTVIDRALSFTREQRWPDAAAMQQAVRRAREAVARGSFPLVPVATVGSMPPLQEVAVGASSGHGVSIVAMSTGVRQSADVTGPVKALRGRWGLPIAVVAGAVFAAIGVFAFLGMGAMGDGDERGSAGTTVSVGPEGAGAAAGLPEKTAVIVAPVASSGKVVDPEAGEAETAGAEAAGAEAAGAKTAGSEEGAKTAGSGREGAESVSGARGTPAPGTTAGTTAQGTAAAGKGAVGGTAGAGAGAGKVVGGAGTASGAQSGGRASGNGAKPAGTSGSTSKPKVGFDGRF
- a CDS encoding response regulator — protein: MKTVLIVDDEFDIADALAAIFEVEGYAVRVCSNGLDAMKEIARSLPDLLLLDVMMPVMDGLEVLSRLRSDDRTSDLPVIVMSAVKPKQASAGAPWQLFLQKPFNITALLVAVQGLIGSPVGAEHAEMAGGT
- a CDS encoding SDR family oxidoreductase, yielding MAGVSCATLVRLSGSGCGVSTLVLCAAYLSSRHGVIGSSKVAAIEMAASDIRVNAVLPGPADTDGGSTIP
- a CDS encoding ISNCY-like element ISChcr1 family transposase; amino-acid sequence: MRKSFDRQRPLTHLWLDHPQAKHLEHMAQLLDALPEATELAFGDLVAAGVDPHLGRQGMSAEQVLRVLILKQMQDFSYEELEFHLADSATYRAFCGLGIADTAPSKSTLQRNIKVISEQTLEAIHRMVVACAKREGVDNGKRVRVDSTVINAAIHPPTDSSLLKDSVRVLTRLLSRARRWTKKKSTDHRRRAKRRALGITHARSAEQRLPLYRDLIAVTKKTLRAARVASSILPRVQAGKEQAEVDRLVEQLRYHVLAAERVLDQAERRVLRGQSVPAQQKVVSIFEPHVDVIVKDHRETLYGHKVFFSAGASGLVVDVVVPRGNPADSAMATTMMTRHVEICGEPPKQAAFDGGFASQSNLDALKGLGIRDVAFSKRRGLDVMEMVKSPRIYRALRNFRAGIEGIISYLKRAFGLARCDWRTLASFRAYVMASVIAANLLTIALGVAR
- a CDS encoding class I SAM-dependent methyltransferase → MDDDRIRWDARWRERGEGPGEPSALITALAPQLPTRGRALDIAGGAGRHALWLARRGLDVTLVDISEVALTIARAAPGPDVTENLGAASGLDAARRGRLHTLALDLEEAPLPPGPWDVILCFHYLQRSLFAAFPEALAPGGLLVIVHPTRTNLERHPRPSARFLLDDGELPGLLRGGLDVVRYEEGWLSEGRHEARLLARRP
- a CDS encoding alanine-zipper protein — encoded protein: MRRGPRASGQRIPPRLQRSLAGGRQVRGVASGRLTRDGCSTAREARSTAREARSTAREARSTAREARSTAREVGSTVSEIHSLARESTSRRQARG